In Chitinophagales bacterium, one DNA window encodes the following:
- a CDS encoding PKD domain-containing protein produces MKLYFTLLFFLFAGKLSGQTPTIEWAKCYGGSNNDRAYSAIQTSDGGYLICGFTNSTDGDVTANHGSSDGWLVKTNPDGSILWQKSYGGSNADIFRSVAVSSSGYVVCGETASDDGDVSFNHGQKDFWVVGVGITGNLIWEKTYGGSNDDFAYDLAVSDSGYFVIGQTYSTDGDVTGYKANGDAWLISINQTGNLIDQKAKGGQDEDAYTALIPVLSGGFLVGGYTYSNDGNVQGLNHGGSDAWLVKVGKTGNFQWTQCYGDTSNDGLTELTENGSGNYVISGWITEAANQNAWIFSTDLNGVFLSGDSYGGDDKEYGGAIFRNVVNRYISVPSSSSAVSGDLTCHIGSDDIWMIETETAGTLNWQLCLGGTSVDRSTSCLLTADTSYLVTGYTNSTDENVTGNHGSYDWWVVKLAPTCASYASFTYAVDGFTVTFDNNSENSTEWFWTFGDGNTSGQKHPVHTYAATGVYEVCLISKTTNCLPDTLCSVIHICGAPASASFSYTLDNGTATFSNASTNAGIWQWDFGDGSTSSSENPEHTFLNNGNYQVCLTAIDEGCSESTYCENVTVCVAPTLSLFEYTIDGGLVSFVNTSPSSESWFWTFGDGSTSTEENPQYAYSVSDTYDVCLVVTDACGSDTSCQTIEICVPPAAGFSYFTTGSFTFNFIDESLYTDQWIWMFGDGDFSTNSNPVHTYDFGGTYEVCLVAKNDCGNDTSCQVIVIECPAFESGFSFTQSIDTVFFSDQSSATANSWAWYFDDGNISMQQNPVHIYAEDGIYNVCMAVTDGCTQDTVCHKVTVVGVFTEEPTSANELQLFPNPMHATTTIRFMLATASPVSISLISTAGIKRNIISNERFDAGEHTLDFARNNLAAGVYLLQVQLKDSVMLRKLVLDVE; encoded by the coding sequence ATGAAGTTATATTTTACACTTCTTTTTTTCCTTTTTGCCGGAAAGCTGAGCGGGCAAACACCAACTATTGAGTGGGCAAAATGTTATGGTGGCAGCAATAACGACCGCGCCTATTCCGCCATTCAAACAAGTGATGGAGGTTACCTGATCTGCGGGTTCACGAATTCTACCGACGGTGATGTTACGGCCAATCACGGCAGTTCCGACGGATGGCTGGTGAAAACCAATCCTGATGGTTCTATCCTCTGGCAAAAGTCCTATGGTGGTTCCAATGCCGATATCTTCCGCTCAGTTGCTGTCAGCAGTTCAGGCTATGTGGTATGCGGTGAAACTGCATCAGATGATGGTGATGTTAGCTTCAATCATGGTCAGAAAGATTTCTGGGTTGTCGGCGTTGGCATAACAGGCAACCTCATCTGGGAAAAAACCTATGGAGGAAGCAATGATGATTTTGCCTATGACCTGGCTGTGTCTGACAGCGGCTACTTTGTGATTGGTCAGACTTATTCTACCGATGGAGATGTGACCGGTTACAAGGCAAATGGTGATGCATGGCTGATATCCATCAATCAAACAGGAAACCTGATTGATCAAAAAGCGAAAGGCGGACAGGACGAAGATGCTTACACCGCGCTGATACCTGTCTTGTCAGGTGGATTCCTCGTTGGCGGCTATACATATTCTAATGATGGCAATGTGCAGGGCCTTAATCACGGTGGTTCAGATGCCTGGCTGGTGAAAGTGGGCAAGACCGGCAATTTTCAATGGACGCAATGTTATGGTGACACCAGCAATGACGGACTTACAGAACTGACGGAAAACGGATCCGGAAATTACGTGATATCAGGATGGATTACCGAAGCGGCCAATCAGAATGCCTGGATCTTCAGCACTGACCTGAATGGTGTATTTCTTTCAGGCGACAGCTACGGAGGCGATGACAAGGAATACGGCGGTGCGATCTTCAGAAACGTGGTGAACCGTTACATCTCCGTTCCATCCTCATCTTCTGCAGTTTCCGGTGATTTAACGTGTCATATAGGAAGCGATGATATCTGGATGATAGAAACTGAAACTGCAGGAACGCTCAACTGGCAGTTGTGCCTTGGCGGCACTTCCGTCGACCGGAGCACCAGCTGCCTGCTCACTGCTGATACCAGTTACCTGGTCACCGGCTACACCAATTCTACCGATGAGAATGTTACCGGCAACCATGGAAGCTATGACTGGTGGGTAGTGAAACTTGCTCCCACGTGTGCTTCCTATGCTTCTTTCACTTATGCAGTAGACGGATTTACGGTTACATTCGACAACAACTCTGAAAACAGTACCGAATGGTTCTGGACTTTCGGCGACGGCAACACATCAGGACAGAAACATCCGGTTCATACCTATGCCGCAACCGGTGTCTATGAAGTTTGCCTCATCTCAAAAACCACCAACTGCCTGCCTGATACCTTGTGCTCTGTAATCCATATCTGTGGGGCACCCGCTTCAGCCTCATTCTCTTATACACTTGATAACGGAACAGCCACCTTCAGCAATGCATCCACCAATGCCGGCATCTGGCAATGGGACTTTGGTGACGGCAGCACATCATCATCAGAAAATCCGGAACACACGTTCCTCAACAACGGTAACTACCAGGTATGCCTTACCGCTATTGATGAAGGTTGTTCTGAAAGCACTTATTGCGAGAATGTTACAGTCTGTGTGGCGCCTACCTTGTCGCTGTTTGAATACACCATTGACGGCGGTCTCGTATCCTTTGTCAATACCTCTCCATCATCAGAAAGCTGGTTCTGGACTTTTGGCGATGGAAGCACTTCCACGGAAGAAAACCCGCAATATGCTTATTCCGTCAGCGACACCTACGATGTTTGCCTCGTAGTGACAGACGCCTGCGGATCAGATACCAGTTGTCAGACCATTGAGATCTGCGTACCGCCTGCTGCGGGATTCAGCTACTTCACCACCGGCAGTTTCACTTTTAACTTTATCGATGAATCACTGTATACGGACCAGTGGATATGGATGTTTGGTGACGGTGACTTTTCTACCAATAGCAATCCTGTTCATACTTATGATTTCGGTGGCACCTATGAAGTGTGCCTGGTCGCAAAAAATGATTGCGGCAATGATACTAGTTGCCAGGTAATTGTAATCGAATGCCCTGCTTTTGAATCGGGATTTTCTTTCACACAATCCATTGATACCGTCTTTTTCTCTGATCAGTCTTCTGCCACTGCCAACTCATGGGCATGGTATTTTGATGACGGCAATATTTCCATGCAGCAAAATCCTGTGCACATTTATGCTGAAGACGGTATCTACAATGTTTGTATGGCGGTAACTGACGGATGCACGCAGGATACGGTCTGCCATAAGGTAACCGTGGTGGGTGTATTTACAGAAGAACCAACATCAGCCAATGAACTTCAGCTTTTCCCCAACCCGATGCATGCAACAACTACAATCCGGTTCATGCTCGCCACTGCATCGCCGGTAAGTATTTCACTGATAAG
- the gmk gene encoding guanylate kinase, which yields MSGKLIVITAPSGAGKTTIARHLLESYPMLEFSVSATTRKRRPDEVHGKDYYFLTEEQFRQRISNESFVEWEEVYKGVYYGTLHDEVEAIWKAGKDVLFDVDVKGAMSLKKKYGDKALTLFIKPPSIEVLTERLRSRATETQERIDERIAKAAYELQFESYFDETIVNDALPETLQQAMLITDRFLFS from the coding sequence ATGAGCGGGAAATTAATTGTCATTACCGCGCCATCAGGCGCAGGAAAAACCACGATCGCCAGGCACCTGCTGGAAAGTTACCCCATGCTTGAGTTTTCCGTTTCCGCCACTACCCGCAAGCGGCGACCGGATGAAGTGCATGGTAAGGATTATTATTTTCTGACGGAAGAGCAATTCAGGCAGCGCATCAGCAACGAATCATTTGTTGAGTGGGAAGAAGTTTATAAGGGAGTTTATTACGGCACCCTCCACGACGAGGTGGAAGCTATCTGGAAAGCAGGAAAGGATGTCTTGTTTGATGTAGATGTGAAAGGCGCCATGAGCCTGAAAAAAAAGTACGGCGACAAGGCGCTCACCCTTTTCATTAAGCCGCCTTCCATTGAAGTATTAACGGAGCGCTTACGAAGCAGGGCTACAGAAACGCAGGAACGCATTGATGAACGGATTGCGAAAGCAGCCTACGAATTACAGTTTGAAAGTTACTTTGATGAAACCATCGTTAATGATGCATTGCCGGAGACATTGCAACAGGCAATGCTGATCACTGACCGTTTTTTATTTTCATGA